One Dermacentor andersoni chromosome 6, qqDerAnde1_hic_scaffold, whole genome shotgun sequence genomic window carries:
- the LOC126522648 gene encoding importin subunit alpha-5-like, whose amino-acid sequence MPTQNRIVNFKNKGKDQQEMRRRRNEVSVELRKQRKDEQILKRRNVSFSEDPVSPLHEQNKGSFASVEEMVAGLTSPDPDVQLMATQAVRKMLSRERHPPIDAMIQAGVVPVLVSALSNDSCPSLQFEAAWALTNIASGTAEQTDTLVQAGAVPLFVRLLASSHANVCEQAVWALGNIAGDGPNLRDLVLQAGILKPLLALARPDTPAPFIRNVTWSLSNLCRNKNPPPPFETIRECLPTLAQLIHHTDREVVADACWALSYLTDGANEQIEEVVQQPGVVARLVELLGGGQHPVSVVTPALRALGNIVTGSDAQTQAVIDAGALVPLRALLRHPKSNLQKEAAWAVSNITAGTEQQIQAVVDAGLIEPLIEVLATGDARSQKEAVWAVTNLTSGGSLSQAVYALQAGVLPPVCDLLTVQDPKTLLVALDAIRNLLAAGDRLNERDHVCSMIEEAGGLDKIEALQHHENAEVYRASLAIIEEYFSDESEDYNLAPEAGGDSFAFSAPTTSDQGFSF is encoded by the exons ATGCCTACCCAGAACCGAATAGTAAACTTCAAGAACAAGGGCAAAGACCAGCAG GAAATGCGGCGGCGGAGAAACGAAGTCAGCGTGGAACTTCGCAAGCAGCGCAAGGACGAGCAGATCCTCAAAAGGCGAAATGTCAGCTTCAGCGAGGACCCCGTCAGTCCACTACACGAACAGAACAAG GGCTCCTTTGCATCTGTGGAGGAAATGGTTGCTGGTTTGACCAGCCCAGACCCAGACGTTCAACTGATGGCAACACAGGCAGTGCGCAAGATGCTATCAAGGGAGCGACACCCCCCCATAGACGCTATGATTCAGGCTGGAGTTGTGCCGGTTCTTGTGTCGGCGCTGTCCAATGACTCTTG CCCGTCACTGCAGTTTGAGGCGGCTTGGGCCCTGACCAACATTGCATCTGGAACAGCTGAGCAGACGGACACGCTGGTGCAAGCTGGCGCTGTGCCCCTGTTTGTGCGGCTGCTGGCCTCGTCCCATGCCAACGTGTGCGAGCAGGCCGTGTGGGCGCTGGGAAACATTGCAGGCGATGGCCCCAACTTGCGGGACCTTGTGCTGCAGGCTGGCATCCTCAAGCCCCTGCTGGCACTTGCCCGGCCAGATACCCCC GCACCATTCATCCGCAATGTGACATGGTCCCTCTCCAACTTGTGCCGTAACAAGAACCCACCTCCACCCTTCGAGACCATCCGTGAATGCTTGCCTACTCTGGCACAGCTCATCCATCACACTG ACCGGGAGGTTGTGGCAGATGCCTGCTGGGCCCTGTCATACCTGACGGACGGTGCCAACGAGCAGATCGAAGAAGTTGTGCAGCAACCTGGTGTGGTTGCCCgtctggtggagctgctgggcgGTGGGCAGCACCCTGTGTCGGTGGTGACGCCCGCCCTGCGTGCCCTGGGCAACATAGTGACGGGCAGCGATGCACAGACGCAGGCCGTAATCGACGCTGGTGCGCTGGTGCCTCTGCGTGCTCTGCTGCGCCATCCAAAGTCGAACCTGCAGAAGGAGGCCGCCTGGGCAGTGTCAAACATCACCGCAGGCACTGAGCAACAGATCCAGGCCGTCGTGGACGCTGGCCTCATCGAGCCTCTGATTGAGGTGCTTGCCACAGGGGACGCCCGCAGCCAGAAGGAGGCCGTCTGGGCTGTCACCAACCTGACCTCGGGTGGCTCCCTCAGCCAG gcGGTGTATGCACTGCAAGCAGGTGTGCTGCCACCAGTCTGCGATTTGCTCACCGTCCAAGACCCCAAAACCCTGCTGGTGGCCCTGGATGCCATTCGTAACCTCCTGGCAGCTGGTGACAGGCTGAACGAGCGAGATCATGTCTGCTCGATGATTGAGGAAGCCGGGGGCCTGGACAAGATCGAGGCTCTACAGCATCACGAGAATGCAGAGGTCTACCGTGCTTCCCTTGCCATCATTGAGGAGTACTTCTCAGACGAG TCGGAAGATTACAACCTCGCACCTGAAGCTGGCGGCGACAGTTTCGCCTTTTCAGCACCAACCACCTCTGACCAGGGATTCTCGTTTTGA
- the LOC126522654 gene encoding vesicle transport protein SFT2A — MDKLKRALSGGEERGDEEQGIVTQIVDSSSLSWSTRVKGFAICFVLGFVFSLVGAIFMAFPGGLRMFGVFYTLGNLTALGSTLFLMGPANQIKKMFAPTRAIATCVVLAFLVLTLMAAFWWKNALLTIIFCIIQFIAMTWYSLSYIPFARDAVKKCFQSCIS, encoded by the exons ATGGACAAGCTGAAGAGAGCGCTGAGCGGCGGCGAGGAGCGTGGTGACGAAGAGCAAGGCATCGTGACCCAG ATCGTGGACAGCAGTAGTCTGAGCTGGTCAACGCGGGTGAAGGGGTTCGCCATCTGTTTCGTTCTGGGCTTCGTCTTTTCGCTGGTGGGCGCTATATTCATGGCGTTCCCGGGCGGCCTGAGGATGTTCGGCGTGTTCTACACCTTGGGAAACCTGACAGCGTTAGGCAGCACGCTGTTTCTCATGGGGCCCGCCAACCAAATCAAGAAGATGTTCGCGCCCACGCGGGCCATCGCCACCTGCGTCGTGTTG GCATTCCTGGTGCTCACACTCATGGCGGCATTTTGG TGGAAAAATGCATTGCTGACGATCATCTTCTGCATAATCCAGTTTATAGCCATGACGTGGTACTCCTTGTCATACATCCCGTTTGCTCG GGATGCTGTCAAGAAGTGCTTCCAATCGTGTATCAGCTGA